attttattattcaaacctacaagctatgttgaataaatgcagggatttgcctcattataaacttgaaagctgcgagaattattaaaaccacagaaatgtaggacctgaataaatataattattacacagagatttgtaaaattgCACACCTTTTTATTTAACTTGGGAATGCAAAGAAAATAATGGAAATTGGGCAGGCTATCTTAAAACCTTTATGAAGTAAATACAGAAAATGTGAAATAAGCAAAGAAAACTAACTTGTAAATGGGACATttaaaagaagagagagaaataagacgtcaaaaaaaaaaaactagaactgaaagaaagaaagaaagagatatGAATAAAGTACCCAACTGTAGGCCTCAGTCCATTTTGTCCAGCTGCTCGCTTTTTATAAATTTTCCTGCGTTAGCCTGCCCTACATCAAGTGATGTCACCATTGCGATGTCATAATAGTATTCCAAAAGTAATAGCATTCCAGAGTAGCCAAGTTCTGTTCACTAGCCAGTGAACGCCCAAATGATGCTATACAGCGCTGGTTCTACATTCTGTTAAAGACTAGTGAATGATTGAATCTATTACATAGCctatactgaaaaaaatacattcGAACCAGCAGTCGTATTTTCGCAAAGCCCATTTAAAGCAGCTCCTTCTGTAATCTGAACCGTTTCAATCATATCACAGGTAATTCTATTAATTTACTTCATTCGTGATACTTTTGTAGCTACTGTAAATGTAAGAGATTCACCGAGTAGCCTAAATATAATTCACCGGGTAGCCTATAAACATATAGACAGATGACAATTAACCAAAATTATGACATTATATTGTTAAGAATGTGTTATATTTACCAGTTAATCTCTTTGCTGTTGTTATGAAATCTCGAAGATTTAAGTGTttcttatttattgtaattttttttttttggtcctgtTATTTTCACAAGTAACAGATAGGCTTTATAGCCTACAAGATATGATTTTCCccgaattaaaaaataataataataatagcttactttaaaatgtggtaatgtttgtctttcttttctgtttaATTTTGTGGTTTGTTGGTGTGGAGCAGcaagtataaaaaatatttaaaaagaattcTCTTCACACGGTGCTCTTCGATATCAATAGGGGGCAACTCACCTGAAGTTTAACGTTTATCATTTTAGTAGTTCTCCCAAATATGATGTGACTATCATTTCGTTGCAAACCTGTATAAACggtttttattttctgtgaaaaaCACAAGAAGATATTtcgaaaaatgtttttaatattttatccacACAGaggaagtcagtggggtccaaaacaacactggacataattttttttcttaaaaaataataataatgcattgtgTTCATGCCACTGTATATCATGTTCTAGAATTACAGGCTGTAGAAGTGAGCTATGGTAAAGTGACCAAACACATAGAAGTACATTGATCTGTGTTTGTTTCAGTAATGGAGAAGTTCTTAAGCAAGCTGTAGCTAGTGTAGGTCAATTCTGTGCAACTTACACATAATGAAAAAATTCCCTATTTAATAAcatcaaaaaaattaattaaaaaagctaatgaCAGTACAACGGTCCTGTCAGTAATTATCAGATATGTGAGAGATAACTGTTTGGGGGAAGGAACTACTTTTAGTAGAGGACTGTTATGAGAGGATATGAGAACCTGTATACAAGTCAAAGATAAGATAACGTTTCAAAGGTCATGGCACATGCAAGACTTTCAATATCATCCAAAACTAGTgattattttgaaaggatttttttttttaatttatgaaaaagaGAATAATTATGCATGTATTATTGCAGCACAAACACCTACAACAAATAACCTAAAAGGTTATATAAAAACTATTTCAGGATGTTACCCTTCAGTTTTTAGTTAGTGTTGCAGTATTTTGccttatttatttagattatatattcagattttatttataaacttagtttttatatttcagatacATTAGGCAATGTTAAAGAATCTATGTACAAAAGGTAAATAgtacaaacagaaaaataaaaacattctgcaTTAGTACTACATATGAAGCATTTCAATTACAAAATTCATTGATATAcagaataatttttaaatgttgctgTTATAACACTTAGAAACAAGGAATAACCACATTCCTTTTATGGTTTGTAATtggaattatttctttaaaaaaaaaatgaataattgatccatcatttactcagcctcatgctGTCCcagtaaaaaacaattattaaatttaaataaataataataataaaagaacaaaaaataagtatgactttctttcttttgtggaacacaaaagacaatgtcatacaagtttggaacaacatgaaggtgattaACTGATAACTGAATTTCCATTTTTGATCAATGCTAATCAGTCTGTCAGTCACTTAATTAGCATACAATCACATGGTAAACGAAGCACCATTTTCACTGTACGAGCCATCCACAGAGCGGCGCATGGAAATGTACATTTCAGTGGTGGCCCGTGAGGAGCGTCTTGCTGACATGTAGCTCTTCCCCAAGCACCAGATGTCCCGTAGGATCTTCCGGAAGTGGTTTCTGAAGTTCACTCCAATGAAGGCATACAGCAGGGGATTGAGACAAGCGTGCAGGTACGCCAAGCTTTTCGTGATGGTCATGGTCATTGCGACAGTCTCCTCATGGCTGCATTCCTGAAGTTCAAAAATGTTGACGGTATAATACAACAGTGCCATATTATAAGGCATATGGCAGGCCACAAACACAAGGACCACAGTGAGGACCACACGCACTGCCTTGTGTCTCTGAAAGTTCTTGGCACGAAGGAGGGTGACAATGACACTGGTGTAACAGAATCCCATGATCAGCAGCGGTAAGAAGAAACCCAACACAATCTGAGAGATGGGCACCCCAGTTTTCATCATACGTGCAGTTTCATTCGACTCGAACATGAAAAAGCACACATAACTCTGGTCTTCAGTGCCTGAAAGGGTGAATTCAATTGGGCCGGGTTGGTAACGCTCATAAAACATGAAGGTGGGCATTGACAGCAGCAAGGCCAACATCCAGACGGCTGCACAGATCAGGTGACTGTAAAGCAGAGTGCTTGAACGCAGCCGGTAGGACCGGCGGGCCTGTACGATGGCAAGGTAGCGATCTCCACTAATACAAGCCAGGAGCAGCATGCCACTGTAGAGGTTCACGCTGTAAATGCCACGCAACAGTTTGCAAGACAAGTTCCCCATGGACCACTCGTGCTGCTCGCTGTAGATTATCAAAGGCAAGGCCACCACAAACAGGATGTCAGCAATGGCCACGTTCAGTAAATACACGTCAGTCATGGACTTGGTTCGCTTGTAGAGAGCGTACGTCACAATTACGAGAGTGTTGCCAATGAAACCAGCTAAACAAATGATGGGTTGAACAAAAAACTGGAGGAAGTTCTCCATGTTCTGTCTGCGCTCCATTGGACACAGTTCCTCAATATCGGGGTATTCTGTGCTGTTACCATAATCATTCATTTTCTTCCTTTGAGACTGTAAAGACAGTAAGAAAAAACTCAATATCAATTggtaaatttattcattttatgttcACTTGTAAAGATGAAGGCCTGTGAATgaaattaacaaaccattaacaaaACGAATTTTGCctaaataaactcctaatttgcagcTTATTAATCGTTAGTAAGGTGGTAGTAAGTTTAGTTACTggataggattagggatgtagaattattattttttttagtactaATAAACAGGCCAAATTATAATAATGgttatgctaataagcaactagttaatagtgagaattggtccctatactaaagtgttactgctTGTTTAATTAATAAAGAAGAGATCCGTTCTTAATTTTTCCTAAGAAAGCATAGGCAGAAGTTTGTCATCGTTTTGCCACAGCCATAAAATATTCTGTACAAATCTGAGAGTGT
The genomic region above belongs to Carassius carassius chromosome 18, fCarCar2.1, whole genome shotgun sequence and contains:
- the LOC132091864 gene encoding C-C chemokine receptor type 6-like is translated as MERRQNMENFLQFFVQPIICLAGFIGNTLVIVTYALYKRTKSMTDVYLLNVAIADILFVVALPLIIYSEQHEWSMGNLSCKLLRGIYSVNLYSGMLLLACISGDRYLAIVQARRSYRLRSSTLLYSHLICAAVWMLALLLSMPTFMFYERYQPGPIEFTLSGTEDQSYVCFFMFESNETARMMKTGVPISQIVLGFFLPLLIMGFCYTSVIVTLLRAKNFQRHKAVRVVLTVVLVFVACHMPYNMALLYYTVNIFELQECSHEETVAMTMTITKSLAYLHACLNPLLYAFIGVNFRNHFRKILRDIWCLGKSYMSARRSSRATTEMYISMRRSVDGSYSENGASFTM